In Candidatus Methylomirabilota bacterium, the genomic stretch ACCTGGTCAGGGGAGACCAGCGGTCGGCTACGGTGGCCGCCGCATCGATCATAGCCAAGGTGACGAGGGACAGAATGATGACAGAGGCGGACCGGGAGTACCCGCAGTACGGCTTCGGGCGGCACAAGGGCTACCCGACCGCCGACCATCGGGCCGCGCTGCTGGCTCACGGGCCGTGTCCCTTGCACCGCCTGAGCTTTACAGGCGTCGCACAACCGGATCTGTTCGAATACGCGCAAGGCAAGGAGTGAACCGTGCCGATTGACACGAGGAAAGCCACAGGCATCAAGGGTGAAGAGGAGGCGGCCCGCTTCCTGACACGCTGCGGGTACGCCATCCTCGAGAAGAACGTCCGCACGCGCGTCGGCGAGATCGATCTCGTCGCGAAGCATGGCAAGACCCTCGTCTTCGTCGAGGTCAAGACGCGCAAGGACATCGAGAACGCGCCGCCGCCCCAGGCCGGCGTCCATACGCGCAAGCAGAACAAGCTCGGCAAGCTGGCGCAGAGCTACCTCCGCTCCAAGCGCCTGCGCGAGCAGCCCTGCCGCTTCGACGTCGTGGCCGTCGTCGTCAACGACGAGGGCGGCGTAAAAGCCATCCGCCACATCCCCAACGCTTTCTCTGTTGCCGCGTGGTAGTTCGAGGCGCAGCCGAAGGCGAGCCGAGAGCTGAGTAGAACGTCGGCCCCACGGTCCCGCATGGACCGCGCGGAGGCCTTTGAAGCGGCGCTGAGGC encodes the following:
- a CDS encoding YraN family protein — translated: MPIDTRKATGIKGEEEAARFLTRCGYAILEKNVRTRVGEIDLVAKHGKTLVFVEVKTRKDIENAPPPQAGVHTRKQNKLGKLAQSYLRSKRLREQPCRFDVVAVVVNDEGGVKAIRHIPNAFSVAAW